One window from the genome of Pseudalkalibacillus hwajinpoensis encodes:
- a CDS encoding NADH:flavin oxidoreductase: MTYENLYTSEVLGKISLKNRFIVAPMTRITATVDGSATTTMRDYYERFAKGGFGAIITEGIYTDERYSQGYLNQPGLTNKNHVETWRNITSSVHEFGTPIIAQLMHAGGQSQGNAYSDVTVAPSNIPPKGEQLGFYGGSGHFDTPTPLSIDDIKEVRHSFISAAHHAKEAGFDGVEIHGANGYLLDQFLTDYSNHRNDEYGGSLENRLKLLVEVIEDVRNEVGEDFTVGIRLSQIKVADPAYKWPEGEKSAKIIFSILEKELDYIHVTDPDATQPAFGEGTKTLASAAKTFSSIPVIANGQLGDPDKASNLIGNKEGDFVSLGTSALANPDYPNRLSTGKELKPFDFESTLLPLAYIKEHELKEEIIRN; encoded by the coding sequence ATGACATATGAAAACTTATATACTTCAGAAGTGCTAGGAAAGATTTCATTAAAAAATCGCTTTATCGTCGCTCCAATGACTAGAATAACGGCAACAGTTGACGGTAGTGCAACAACAACAATGCGCGATTATTATGAGCGTTTTGCGAAAGGAGGATTTGGTGCTATCATCACTGAAGGCATCTATACGGATGAAAGATATAGCCAGGGATATTTAAACCAGCCCGGGTTAACAAATAAAAACCACGTTGAGACGTGGAGAAATATCACTTCTTCCGTTCACGAGTTCGGGACTCCAATTATTGCCCAACTGATGCATGCAGGTGGACAAAGTCAAGGGAATGCATATTCAGATGTAACTGTAGCTCCTTCTAATATTCCTCCCAAAGGAGAACAGCTTGGCTTTTATGGAGGATCAGGTCACTTTGATACACCAACACCTCTTTCGATCGACGATATTAAGGAAGTGAGACACTCCTTTATCAGTGCTGCTCATCATGCAAAAGAAGCTGGATTTGATGGTGTTGAAATTCATGGGGCCAACGGATATCTTCTTGACCAATTCTTAACAGACTATTCAAACCATCGAAACGATGAATATGGTGGATCACTTGAAAACAGGCTGAAACTTCTAGTTGAAGTGATTGAGGATGTTCGAAATGAAGTAGGAGAGGACTTTACAGTTGGCATTCGTTTATCTCAAATCAAAGTTGCTGACCCGGCTTATAAATGGCCTGAAGGCGAAAAATCTGCCAAAATCATCTTCTCCATTCTAGAAAAAGAGCTTGATTACATCCACGTCACAGATCCTGATGCAACTCAACCTGCATTTGGAGAGGGAACGAAAACGTTAGCTTCGGCAGCGAAAACCTTCAGCTCCATTCCAGTGATCGCAAATGGACAGCTAGGTGATCCAGATAAAGCAAGTAACCTTATCGGAAACAAAGAAGGTGATTTTGTTAGCCTTGGTACTAGCGCTCTCGCAAACCCTGACTATCCAAATCGTCTTTCAACCGGAAAAGAGTTAAAACCATTCGATTTCGAAAGTACTCTTCTTCCGCTTGCTTATATTAAAGAACATGAATTGAAAGAAGAGATCATCAGAAATTAA
- a CDS encoding DUF2252 domain-containing protein, whose product MSSISTEHIKNTRSYLRKQTLQMIIEQFDSTLMKLTKAERNTKYQKMSESPFSFFRGSAYLYYYDVTQIPFHYHTPGDKPTWLMGDLHFDNFSAFRNEDGENVFDVDDFDEGYLGSYLYDLLRMAVSIRLYAEDLGYSEENQDNLVSVYIENYVNQLQQFEEANENPVELQFTQQNTEGPIKDTLAELESHSPTDALEKQTFINNEGNRQFIRKKDKVNELEDSEKNLIKTAWSSYTTTLKDEVDNNLRHYEIKDMVEIVGAGVGSTGLKRYLILVQGVNTEDHMTDLILEAKEARTPIPAYFFPYDQAFWDTNKHEGLRVIKTQKAMHHKQDPHLGYITINDKEFYVREKSPYSAEIEPDHIQNYPEFKQTVTMMAKISAKIHARADSDIDHHYLTYHSETEILNVIDTWENLRNEVNHWASFYQNRVKQDFTIFKEWLKEKNE is encoded by the coding sequence ATGTCATCCATTTCTACAGAGCACATTAAAAACACAAGAAGCTACCTTCGTAAACAAACATTACAAATGATTATTGAGCAATTTGATTCAACATTGATGAAACTTACAAAAGCAGAGCGCAATACGAAATATCAAAAAATGAGCGAAAGCCCTTTTAGTTTCTTTCGTGGCAGCGCCTATTTATACTACTATGATGTAACACAAATTCCATTTCATTATCATACCCCAGGTGACAAACCTACCTGGTTAATGGGAGATCTTCATTTCGATAACTTTAGTGCTTTTCGCAATGAAGATGGTGAAAACGTCTTTGATGTAGATGATTTTGATGAAGGATACCTGGGTTCTTACTTGTATGATTTACTCAGAATGGCTGTAAGTATACGTTTGTATGCTGAAGATCTGGGTTATTCAGAAGAAAATCAAGATAATTTGGTTAGTGTCTATATAGAAAATTACGTAAATCAACTTCAACAGTTCGAAGAAGCAAACGAAAATCCAGTTGAACTTCAATTTACCCAACAAAATACAGAAGGTCCGATCAAGGACACATTAGCAGAACTAGAAAGCCACTCCCCTACTGATGCACTTGAGAAACAAACATTTATTAATAATGAGGGGAATCGCCAGTTTATCCGTAAGAAGGATAAAGTAAATGAACTTGAAGATTCGGAGAAAAATTTAATCAAAACAGCATGGAGCTCCTATACCACCACTTTAAAAGATGAAGTGGACAATAATCTGAGACATTATGAAATAAAAGATATGGTAGAGATTGTTGGTGCAGGAGTGGGCTCTACTGGACTTAAACGTTATCTTATTCTAGTACAAGGTGTTAACACGGAAGATCATATGACTGACCTTATCCTTGAAGCAAAAGAAGCTCGCACTCCTATACCTGCTTATTTCTTCCCATACGATCAAGCATTCTGGGATACAAATAAACATGAAGGGTTACGCGTAATTAAGACCCAAAAAGCGATGCATCATAAACAAGATCCGCACCTTGGTTATATCACGATTAACGATAAAGAATTCTATGTACGAGAAAAATCACCTTACTCAGCTGAAATTGAACCAGATCATATTCAAAACTATCCTGAATTTAAACAAACTGTTACAATGATGGCAAAGATTTCTGCCAAAATTCATGCACGTGCTGATTCTGATATCGATCACCACTACTTAACATATCATAGCGAAACAGAAATCCTTAATGTGATTGATACTTGGGAAAATCTTCGGAATGAAGTGAACCACTGGGCCTCTTTTTATCAGAATCGCGTAAAACAAGATTTTACTATTTTCAAAGAATGGCTTAAAGAGAAAAATGAATAG
- a CDS encoding YczE/YyaS/YitT family protein, translated as MRNKIIRWSFFFVGLAVLGLGIAMTIKGKTFGIGPWDVFHYGLFKHFGLTIGSWSILTGFIILSFTSLYTRSLPKVGAFLNMLLLGLFIDFFLYVLPDPETLLAQAVIFIVGVVVLGYGIGLYVTSGLGAGPRDGIMLLIVEKTGWRIDWVRNGIEITVLLLGWMLGGPVGIGSIFIAFMLGKIIQFALPQCKALLTAILHYQHPVSSNESSY; from the coding sequence ATGCGAAATAAAATCATTCGGTGGAGTTTCTTTTTCGTAGGTCTCGCTGTTCTTGGTCTAGGGATTGCAATGACCATTAAAGGGAAAACATTTGGAATTGGGCCCTGGGATGTTTTTCACTATGGCTTATTTAAGCATTTTGGATTAACGATCGGAAGCTGGTCTATTCTAACTGGCTTTATTATACTGAGCTTCACTTCACTTTATACAAGGTCACTTCCGAAAGTGGGGGCCTTTCTAAATATGCTGCTACTGGGATTATTTATTGATTTTTTCTTATATGTTTTACCAGATCCTGAAACATTGCTGGCACAAGCCGTCATATTCATTGTCGGTGTTGTTGTACTAGGTTACGGTATTGGTTTATATGTAACGTCTGGTCTCGGTGCTGGACCCCGCGATGGTATTATGTTACTCATTGTTGAAAAAACAGGTTGGCGCATTGATTGGGTTAGAAACGGTATCGAAATTACTGTGTTACTCCTCGGATGGATGCTGGGAGGACCAGTTGGTATTGGCAGTATTTTTATTGCTTTTATGCTCGGTAAAATCATTCAATTTGCGCTACCTCAGTGTAAAGCGTTACTAACAGCTATATTGCACTATCAACATCCTGTGTCATCTAATGAATCCTCTTATTAA
- a CDS encoding peptidoglycan-binding protein, with amino-acid sequence MVARKNIVRNVVTSTALAGMMFASPVVSEAALGDQTLSYGEKHGDVVELQDVLSAKGYFNYDESTGYYGSITEGAVKQFQKEHGLSVDGIAGPNTFSAMQSVNNGQAMRTLVQGDHGHQVQALQEELGGYYNYTVDGIYGPITEQAVRAFQADNGLSVDGIAGKNTWSVLNGGSAPAPKETANKEAVQTSTTSNSTPAKESNTESKSSQASGQEIQVEATAYTAFCTGCSGVTATGIDLRANPNQKVIAVDPDVIPLGSKVYVEGYGEAVAGDTGGAIQGNRVDLFMADQQDALDFGRKTVTVTVLD; translated from the coding sequence ATGGTAGCTCGTAAAAACATTGTAAGAAACGTGGTTACATCCACAGCACTAGCTGGAATGATGTTTGCTAGTCCAGTAGTTTCAGAAGCGGCACTAGGAGATCAAACACTTTCTTATGGTGAAAAACACGGCGACGTTGTCGAGTTACAGGATGTACTGTCTGCCAAGGGGTATTTCAACTATGATGAATCTACAGGATACTACGGATCTATTACTGAAGGTGCTGTAAAGCAATTCCAAAAAGAACACGGTCTTTCAGTTGATGGTATCGCAGGTCCAAATACATTTTCAGCAATGCAAAGCGTAAATAATGGACAAGCTATGCGTACGCTCGTTCAAGGTGATCACGGTCACCAGGTACAAGCACTACAAGAAGAGCTTGGCGGTTATTATAACTATACAGTAGACGGAATTTATGGTCCTATCACTGAACAAGCAGTTCGTGCGTTCCAAGCTGACAATGGTCTATCAGTAGATGGTATTGCAGGTAAGAACACGTGGTCTGTACTAAACGGTGGTAGTGCTCCAGCACCGAAAGAAACAGCTAATAAAGAAGCAGTACAAACATCTACGACTTCTAATTCCACGCCTGCAAAAGAATCAAACACTGAAAGTAAGTCTTCACAGGCAAGTGGACAAGAAATTCAGGTGGAAGCAACAGCTTACACTGCTTTCTGTACAGGATGCTCAGGTGTAACAGCAACTGGTATTGATTTGAGAGCTAATCCAAATCAAAAAGTAATCGCTGTTGACCCTGATGTAATCCCACTAGGTTCTAAAGTATATGTAGAAGGTTACGGAGAAGCAGTTGCTGGTGATACTGGCGGCGCAATCCAAGGTAATCGAGTTGATTTATTCATGGCCGACCAACAAGATGCACTAGACTTTGGTCGTAAAACAGTTACTGTAACGGTACTTGACTAA